From a region of the Pontixanthobacter gangjinensis genome:
- a CDS encoding N-succinylarginine dihydrolase, protein MTMVEINFDGIVGPSHNYAGLSLGNLAATKNAGETSFPRAAALQGLAKMQANRALGLAQGYLLPLPRPNGKLLDALAVDDSADPALTRAAWSASSMWTANAATVSPAPDTADGKCHLTPANLITMLHRGQEWQDTAAQLRVAFGDQDHFTVHDAVPASFGDEGAANHMRFCSDHDAAGVEVFVYGRTGGDFPARQHEQASRAVARLNRLDPARTVFIEQNPDAIAAGAFHNDVVAVANERVLFTHAQAFADQQGAYEAIRAKFPELEVVEVPADAVSMAEAISTYLFNAQLLTLPDGVMALVVPSECQESAAVWSWLETMLASNGPIRKVIPVDVRQSMANGGGPACLRLRVVASPATIDARFMLSDANADIIGNIVSQHWPEAIEPGQVGDKDLANRIIAARHALLTALGLPELS, encoded by the coding sequence TTGACCATGGTCGAGATCAATTTCGATGGAATTGTTGGCCCAAGCCATAATTATGCAGGCCTCAGCCTAGGCAATCTGGCCGCAACCAAAAACGCAGGGGAGACATCCTTTCCTCGAGCCGCAGCGTTGCAGGGTCTGGCAAAAATGCAGGCCAACCGCGCGCTCGGTTTGGCTCAAGGATATTTGCTGCCGCTGCCCCGCCCCAACGGCAAATTGCTTGACGCCCTTGCGGTTGATGACAGTGCTGATCCTGCGCTTACCCGCGCTGCTTGGTCAGCCAGTTCTATGTGGACAGCCAATGCTGCAACCGTCAGTCCTGCTCCCGATACGGCAGACGGAAAATGCCACCTCACTCCCGCCAATCTGATCACTATGCTCCATCGCGGACAGGAGTGGCAGGATACTGCCGCACAACTCCGCGTTGCTTTCGGCGACCAAGATCATTTCACAGTGCATGATGCAGTCCCCGCAAGCTTCGGCGATGAAGGCGCGGCTAACCATATGCGATTCTGCTCTGACCATGATGCGGCAGGCGTTGAAGTATTCGTTTATGGCAGAACCGGAGGTGATTTCCCGGCTCGCCAGCATGAGCAGGCCAGTCGCGCTGTGGCTCGTCTCAACCGGCTCGATCCCGCTCGGACTGTGTTCATAGAACAAAACCCCGATGCGATTGCTGCCGGTGCGTTCCATAACGATGTCGTCGCGGTGGCGAATGAGCGCGTGTTGTTTACCCATGCTCAGGCCTTTGCCGACCAGCAGGGCGCCTATGAAGCGATCCGAGCCAAATTTCCCGAGCTTGAAGTGGTGGAAGTACCCGCGGATGCGGTCAGCATGGCGGAGGCCATTTCGACCTATCTGTTCAACGCCCAATTACTGACTCTGCCAGACGGCGTCATGGCGCTGGTCGTTCCTTCCGAATGTCAGGAGAGTGCCGCCGTGTGGAGTTGGCTTGAAACGATGCTCGCGAGCAACGGCCCCATTCGTAAAGTCATTCCGGTCGATGTGCGCCAGAGCATGGCCAATGGCGGCGGCCCCGCCTGTTTACGGCTGCGCGTAGTGGCGAGCCCTGCGACAATCGACGCGCGTTTTATGCTCAGCGATGCAAATGCTGACATTATCGGTAACATCGTTTCCCAGCATTGGCCTGAAGCAATCGAACCGGGTCAAGTTGGCGATAAGGATCTGGCAAACCGTATCATTGCGGCACGCCATGCTTTGCTCACCGCTCTGGGCCTGCCCGAACTCAGTTAA
- a CDS encoding CPBP family intramembrane glutamic endopeptidase: MTAHTKLNRKAAFIDLLVVVAILVVVKQSFLPFSMVYAGPVSTFSAMAAATYLLFRRGYSWADLGLKWPESWWKTLGITAAVFAAFLATAGSASALADLMFEDVGTSGRFDFVTGNFDAYLLIMALVWTHGSFFEELLFRAFIITKSSDALGGSRIASLIAVLLAAIFFGYRHYYYQGMHGAFVTGSIGLLFGLIYLKVGRQNILPLVLAHGLANSIAQTTRFLG; the protein is encoded by the coding sequence ATGACGGCGCATACGAAATTGAATCGCAAGGCGGCTTTCATCGATCTGCTGGTCGTCGTCGCAATTTTAGTCGTAGTAAAGCAGAGCTTTCTGCCGTTTTCGATGGTGTATGCCGGCCCAGTTTCGACTTTTTCAGCTATGGCGGCGGCGACATATTTGCTTTTCCGGCGAGGTTACAGCTGGGCTGATTTGGGTCTGAAATGGCCAGAAAGCTGGTGGAAAACGCTCGGAATAACGGCAGCGGTATTCGCCGCTTTTCTTGCCACCGCTGGCAGCGCAAGCGCGTTAGCCGATTTGATGTTCGAAGATGTTGGAACCAGCGGGCGGTTTGATTTTGTAACAGGCAATTTTGATGCCTATTTGTTGATTATGGCGCTCGTTTGGACGCATGGGTCGTTTTTTGAGGAGTTGCTGTTCAGGGCATTCATCATCACGAAATCGTCCGATGCGCTGGGCGGATCAAGAATCGCCAGCCTAATCGCAGTTTTGCTGGCGGCGATTTTCTTCGGATATCGGCACTATTATTATCAGGGAATGCACGGGGCGTTCGTGACCGGTTCAATTGGTCTGCTGTTCGGATTGATCTATTTGAAAGTTGGCAGGCAAAATATCCTGCCTTTGGTCTTGGCCCATGGTTTAGCGAATTCAATTGCGCAAACCACTCGTTTCCTAGGTTGA
- the mscL gene encoding large conductance mechanosensitive channel protein MscL — MLTEFKDFIAKGNVIELAVAVIIAGAFGVIVASLTADMIMPLVGAIFGDVDFSSKYIVLSGEVAKGMSLEAAREAGANVLAWGAFVTSVINFVILAFIIFMLVRYTNKVQARFQKSVEEEAPSGPTEIELLTEIRDALKK; from the coding sequence ATGCTTACGGAATTCAAAGATTTTATCGCCAAGGGCAACGTCATTGAGCTGGCCGTTGCGGTCATCATTGCTGGTGCATTTGGCGTTATTGTCGCTTCACTGACTGCGGATATGATCATGCCGCTGGTTGGCGCGATCTTCGGAGATGTCGATTTCAGCAGTAAATACATCGTCCTAAGTGGCGAAGTTGCAAAGGGTATGTCGCTAGAAGCGGCGCGCGAAGCAGGCGCCAACGTTCTTGCATGGGGCGCATTTGTGACTTCGGTCATCAATTTTGTGATCCTGGCCTTCATCATCTTCATGTTGGTGCGTTACACCAACAAAGTTCAGGCTCGTTTTCAAAAATCTGTTGAAGAAGAAGCACCTAGCGGTCCGACTGAGATCGAGTTGCTGACCGAAATTCGCGACGCTTTGAAAAAATAG
- a CDS encoding LemA family protein: MNFSNIRRLAFVAIASLGLAACGINSVPAAEETAKAKWADVEAAFQSRANLLGNLGEIASSASDREGQILTDVIEARAKATSIQVSADDLNDPAKMEQFQAAQGELSKGLGRLMVNVEQYPTLKSNDNFLMLQGQVEGIENKIRISVRDYNEAVRVYNTTIRTFPDTIGANLIHGAEPLVPYTSVTEGAEVAEQLDLGPDS; encoded by the coding sequence ATGAATTTTTCGAATATCCGCCGCTTGGCTTTTGTTGCCATCGCTTCGCTCGGCCTTGCCGCGTGCGGTATCAATTCAGTTCCCGCCGCTGAGGAAACCGCCAAAGCAAAGTGGGCTGATGTAGAAGCGGCATTCCAGTCCCGTGCTAATTTGCTTGGTAACCTTGGAGAAATCGCCAGCAGCGCATCCGACCGTGAAGGTCAGATCCTGACCGACGTTATTGAAGCGCGCGCCAAGGCAACCAGCATTCAGGTTTCCGCTGATGATCTGAACGATCCGGCCAAGATGGAACAATTTCAGGCTGCCCAAGGCGAATTGAGCAAGGGCCTTGGCCGATTGATGGTCAATGTCGAGCAATATCCGACACTTAAATCCAATGATAATTTCCTGATGCTTCAAGGCCAAGTCGAAGGAATTGAAAACAAGATCCGTATTTCGGTCAGGGATTATAACGAAGCGGTCCGGGTTTATAACACCACAATCCGCACGTTCCCCGACACAATCGGTGCCAATCTGATCCACGGCGCTGAACCGCTGGTTCCTTACACCTCGGTTACCGAGGGCGCAGAGGTTGCCGAACAGTTGGATCTCGGTCCGGATAGCTAA
- a CDS encoding TPM domain-containing protein, producing MSAEPAIKAVTPLELTGRVVDAAALIRPEKETELTARLEALENDTLAQVMIVTTPDLDGRDIAGYGQDLGNNWGIGDAERNDGVLIIVAPNERSARLEVGSGMEDLLTFARSAEIVEAMLIHFRDGDYTAGIEAGLTQIETDLRGASPDIMETKLAA from the coding sequence TTGAGTGCAGAACCCGCGATAAAAGCTGTTACGCCACTCGAATTGACAGGAAGGGTCGTCGATGCAGCGGCCTTGATAAGGCCCGAGAAAGAAACCGAATTGACGGCGCGTTTGGAAGCACTTGAGAATGATACTTTGGCGCAAGTGATGATAGTGACCACGCCGGATTTGGATGGTCGCGATATTGCAGGATATGGTCAAGACTTGGGCAACAATTGGGGCATTGGCGACGCGGAACGCAATGACGGCGTTCTGATAATAGTCGCGCCGAATGAACGGAGTGCGCGGCTTGAAGTTGGGAGTGGCATGGAAGATTTACTGACCTTTGCAAGGTCTGCAGAAATTGTTGAAGCTATGCTCATTCACTTCCGTGACGGAGATTATACCGCGGGGATTGAAGCGGGCCTAACTCAAATTGAAACGGACCTACGCGGTGCATCACCGGATATAATGGAGACAAAACTTGCGGCATAG
- a CDS encoding TPM domain-containing protein, whose protein sequence is MLIAAPLAAQTFPELTGQVVDNADIIPDADEAALTARLEALETQSQRQYVIVTLPDLQGYDIADYGYQLGREWGIGDAERNDGVLLIVAPNERKTRIEVGYGLEPVLTDGLTTLIVQKQMLPFFKEGDYVGGINIATDTIIQQLTLPPEEAQAIAAQVGSAAKAESSGARLDFPTIIFLGFFLLFVIIPMFRSGGKRGKRYKRGLTGSTVGDIILWEVANAALRGASGGDRSGGFGGGGFGGGGGFSGGGGSFGGGGASGGW, encoded by the coding sequence ATGCTGATTGCCGCGCCATTGGCCGCGCAGACATTCCCTGAATTGACGGGCCAAGTTGTCGATAATGCCGATATTATTCCTGATGCCGACGAAGCCGCTTTGACCGCCAGGCTGGAAGCGTTGGAAACGCAGTCGCAGCGGCAATATGTGATTGTCACCCTGCCCGACTTGCAGGGGTATGACATCGCCGATTACGGTTACCAGTTGGGCCGTGAATGGGGCATTGGCGATGCCGAGCGCAATGACGGGGTGCTGCTGATTGTCGCGCCCAACGAACGCAAAACGCGAATTGAAGTGGGTTACGGGTTGGAGCCGGTCTTGACCGATGGCCTGACCACTTTGATCGTGCAGAAACAGATGCTGCCATTCTTCAAAGAGGGCGATTACGTCGGTGGAATCAACATCGCGACTGACACGATCATCCAGCAATTGACCCTGCCCCCGGAAGAAGCGCAGGCAATTGCCGCTCAAGTCGGGTCCGCAGCCAAAGCGGAAAGCTCAGGCGCCAGACTGGATTTCCCGACAATCATTTTTCTCGGTTTTTTCCTACTGTTTGTGATCATTCCAATGTTCCGCAGTGGGGGTAAGCGCGGCAAGCGCTACAAACGCGGCCTGACTGGCAGCACGGTCGGAGACATCATCCTGTGGGAAGTCGCCAATGCAGCCCTTCGCGGCGCAAGCGGAGGTGACCGTTCCGGTGGCTTCGGCGGTGGGGGCTTTGGCGGCGGCGGCGGATTTTCCGGGGGCGGCGGCAGTTTCGGGGGCGGCGGCGCCTCGGGCGGCTGGTAG
- a CDS encoding TPM domain-containing protein, translating to MSTKTYLDADAQAVVTNAVAQAELNTSGEIVTVLGDRSDSYSDIALAWSALASFLALTFCVTFPEFMLDGYAGLLGNWNAEWSPREIFAMAAGAAIFWFLLLWLLQLWDPIKFALIPGRLKTARAHSRAIAMFKVGAERRTHGRTGILIYLSMKEHRAEIVADEPIAAIVDAEVWGEAMADMLAEIKKGNIAEGMAAGVRDVGQVLSEHFPRGADDQNELPDRLIMV from the coding sequence ATGAGCACGAAAACCTATCTCGACGCCGATGCACAGGCGGTTGTTACCAATGCGGTGGCTCAGGCAGAGCTGAACACTTCGGGCGAAATTGTTACAGTGCTGGGGGACCGGTCGGACAGCTATTCGGATATTGCCTTGGCATGGTCTGCGCTAGCATCCTTTCTTGCCCTGACATTTTGCGTAACATTTCCCGAATTCATGCTCGATGGTTATGCAGGTTTGCTCGGCAACTGGAATGCTGAATGGAGCCCGCGTGAAATTTTCGCGATGGCGGCAGGTGCCGCAATCTTCTGGTTCCTGTTATTGTGGCTTTTACAGCTGTGGGATCCGATCAAATTCGCTCTGATCCCCGGCAGGTTAAAAACTGCACGAGCGCATAGCCGCGCAATCGCGATGTTTAAAGTTGGCGCTGAACGGCGTACCCATGGCCGCACCGGCATCCTGATTTATCTTTCGATGAAGGAACACCGGGCGGAAATTGTTGCTGATGAACCCATCGCAGCAATCGTTGATGCCGAAGTGTGGGGCGAGGCGATGGCAGACATGTTGGCAGAGATTAAGAAAGGCAATATCGCCGAGGGTATGGCCGCCGGTGTGCGCGATGTCGGTCAGGTTCTCTCCGAACATTTCCCCCGCGGTGCCGATGATCAGAATGAACTTCCCGACAGGTTGATAATGGTATGA
- a CDS encoding NUDIX hydrolase — protein MSGPDAELPEQIVWEGKYITAKVRGRWEYVGRARNIRAAAIIAIEDGHVLLVEQYRIPLGKISLEIPAGLIGDDDGSEDEAPETAAMRELEEETGYTAQRMENLGEYYSSPGMVSESFTLLRAHGLTKVSEGGGTDSEDITVHRVKLAHLRQFVANWHALGHAVDVRLAILLAEDFLQED, from the coding sequence ATGAGCGGACCAGACGCAGAGCTGCCCGAACAGATCGTTTGGGAAGGCAAATACATCACCGCGAAGGTTCGCGGCCGGTGGGAATATGTCGGTCGGGCTCGTAATATCCGCGCCGCCGCAATCATTGCAATTGAAGACGGGCATGTGCTGCTGGTCGAACAATATCGCATTCCGCTGGGGAAGATCAGCCTGGAAATTCCCGCTGGCTTAATCGGCGATGATGATGGTTCGGAGGATGAAGCACCCGAAACCGCCGCCATGCGCGAGCTGGAGGAAGAAACCGGCTACACCGCGCAGCGGATGGAAAACCTTGGCGAATATTATTCCAGCCCGGGCATGGTCAGCGAAAGCTTCACCCTGCTGCGCGCGCACGGCCTGACCAAAGTAAGCGAAGGCGGCGGAACCGATAGCGAAGACATCACCGTCCACCGTGTAAAGCTGGCACACTTGCGACAATTCGTTGCGAATTGGCACGCACTTGGCCATGCAGTCGATGTGCGGCTGGCGATTTTGCTGGCGGAAGATTTTTTGCAAGAGGATTGA
- a CDS encoding SDR family oxidoreductase, which produces MPANPQGRVRGKLALVTGAAQGLGAAHSTLLAREGARVLCTDINANGAAQTAEAINQECGAGTAYSIQHDVTSAADWEAAVDAARDHLGGLSVLVNNAGIGVAGNIESCQFEDWKRCFAVNVDSIFHGCQKALPLMRKHAPGSIVNISSIAGLIASDTMPAYNSSKAAVWMLSKSIALHCAKQNMNIRCNSIHPTFVDTPILDGTAKHAGLDKQVLLDKLARQIPLKMVGEPIDIANAVLYLASDESRFMTGAELKLDGGISAM; this is translated from the coding sequence ATGCCAGCCAACCCCCAAGGACGCGTAAGAGGGAAACTCGCTCTGGTAACCGGAGCCGCCCAAGGTTTGGGTGCAGCCCATTCGACCCTCCTGGCCCGAGAGGGTGCGCGGGTCCTGTGCACTGATATTAACGCCAATGGCGCGGCCCAGACTGCCGAAGCAATCAATCAGGAATGCGGAGCGGGCACCGCCTATTCAATCCAGCATGACGTAACCAGCGCGGCTGATTGGGAAGCCGCAGTGGATGCCGCCCGTGATCACCTCGGCGGGTTGAGCGTTCTCGTAAACAATGCTGGCATCGGCGTTGCGGGTAATATCGAAAGCTGCCAATTTGAGGATTGGAAGCGCTGCTTTGCGGTCAATGTCGATTCCATCTTTCACGGCTGTCAGAAGGCTTTGCCGCTGATGCGCAAACATGCGCCGGGATCGATTGTGAACATTTCATCGATTGCCGGACTTATCGCCAGCGACACAATGCCGGCATACAATTCATCAAAAGCTGCTGTGTGGATGCTGTCCAAATCCATCGCGCTTCACTGCGCAAAACAAAATATGAATATCAGGTGCAATTCAATTCACCCTACTTTCGTAGATACACCGATTTTGGATGGTACGGCAAAACATGCCGGTTTGGACAAGCAGGTTCTGCTCGACAAATTGGCCCGGCAAATACCTTTGAAAATGGTTGGCGAACCTATCGATATCGCCAATGCTGTGCTTTATCTCGCCAGTGACGAGAGCCGCTTCATGACCGGGGCCGAACTTAAACTGGATGGCGGCATTTCTGCGATGTAG
- a CDS encoding PspC domain-containing protein: protein MSQLERKSAGGPPSKAFRLDKGQAKVWGVCGGIANYFNIDATLVRIGFVAGTLIGFGSLLLVYLLIALIAD, encoded by the coding sequence ATGAGCCAGCTTGAACGTAAATCCGCAGGCGGACCACCATCGAAGGCATTTCGCCTCGATAAAGGCCAGGCCAAAGTCTGGGGTGTATGCGGCGGTATCGCCAATTATTTCAACATTGACGCAACGCTCGTCCGTATTGGCTTCGTTGCAGGCACATTGATCGGCTTCGGCTCGCTATTGCTGGTCTATCTCTTGATCGCCCTGATTGCAGACTGA
- a CDS encoding recombination protein F, with amino-acid sequence MFNLSEMSSRVLAAASSFAISAVLFAYAIVPAEQGVVFAGMMA; translated from the coding sequence ATGTTTAACCTTAGCGAAATGAGCAGCCGTGTTCTCGCCGCTGCCTCTTCATTTGCAATCTCTGCCGTACTGTTTGCCTACGCAATCGTACCAGCTGAGCAAGGCGTAGTATTTGCAGGAATGATGGCATGA
- the recF gene encoding DNA replication/repair protein RecF (All proteins in this family for which functions are known are DNA-binding proteins that assist the filamentation of RecA onto DNA for the initiation of recombination or recombinational repair.), whose amino-acid sequence MAIDQITLSGFRNHGQTRLDGTSRFNLLVGENGAGKTNVLEAISLLAPGRGLRRAALAEMAGNDGNGGFSIGTSLSTAPGAEPVRLATYTEATRPGRRLVRINGSDASAIGLSEWVALGWLTPAMDRLFTDSAGARRRFVDRMALALDPQHARYATRYEAALRERNRLLSDEREPEAAWLDGVEAHLAEYGAALSAGRANLISQVMAELAMLPAEPFARPALSYASGGPIMQEELAEALRDNRRRDRAASRTLIGPHRDELLVTMEIKHVAASTCSTGEQKAMLIAIILAHANIAARGRPNLLLLDEVAAHLDPVRRDALFERLRDSGAQLWLTGTELAPFAAVRDEAAIWKVDAGQVNRIS is encoded by the coding sequence ATGGCAATCGATCAAATCACTCTTTCGGGATTCCGCAATCACGGCCAGACGCGGCTGGATGGCACCAGCCGTTTCAATTTGCTCGTCGGCGAAAACGGCGCCGGAAAAACCAATGTGCTTGAGGCGATTTCCCTGCTCGCGCCGGGACGCGGCTTGCGCCGCGCCGCTCTGGCGGAGATGGCTGGCAATGATGGCAATGGCGGCTTTTCAATTGGAACTTCGCTCAGCACAGCCCCCGGCGCAGAGCCCGTCCGGCTCGCCACCTACACCGAAGCGACACGCCCCGGGCGCCGCCTTGTCCGTATTAATGGCAGCGATGCGAGCGCGATTGGCCTCAGCGAATGGGTTGCACTGGGCTGGCTTACCCCCGCCATGGACCGCCTGTTTACCGACAGCGCCGGCGCGCGCCGCAGATTTGTCGATCGCATGGCGCTTGCGCTTGATCCGCAACATGCACGGTACGCCACTCGCTATGAAGCCGCCTTGAGAGAGCGCAACCGGCTGCTGTCTGACGAGCGCGAACCGGAAGCCGCTTGGCTCGACGGGGTGGAGGCGCATTTGGCCGAATATGGTGCGGCGCTGTCTGCCGGGCGGGCCAACCTTATCTCGCAAGTGATGGCAGAACTGGCGATGTTACCCGCAGAGCCATTTGCCCGGCCTGCCCTATCCTATGCCTCTGGCGGCCCGATTATGCAGGAGGAACTGGCAGAAGCCCTGCGCGACAACCGCCGCCGCGACCGCGCCGCATCGCGCACTCTTATTGGCCCGCACCGCGATGAATTGCTGGTGACCATGGAAATCAAACACGTTGCAGCGTCAACTTGCTCAACCGGCGAACAGAAAGCGATGCTTATTGCGATTATCCTTGCTCACGCCAACATCGCCGCACGCGGGCGGCCAAATCTGCTGTTGCTGGACGAGGTCGCAGCCCATCTTGATCCGGTGCGCCGAGATGCCCTGTTTGAACGTCTACGCGACAGCGGCGCACAATTGTGGCTAACCGGAACGGAACTCGCGCCCTTTGCAGCCGTGCGCGATGAGGCAGCTATTTGGAAAGTCGATGCCGGGCAGGTCAATCGCATCAGCTAG
- a CDS encoding arylesterase codes for MQLCRLSIVPAFLLSLALAACGTEPPASKTVGAENVGAIAAEQPVMGPERRILAFGDSLFAGYNVAQEDSYPAKLEGALRAQGINARVTNAGVSGDTTAAGLQRLTFTLDAQEERPDLFILELGGNDLLRGIQPNQTRSNIEAMLNELKKRDIPVLLMGMRAPPNFAQFQADFDNLYPELAAKYGSGLVPFFLDSIYTKPELIQPDRIHPTEVGIETLVGATVDAVKGALPEAE; via the coding sequence ATGCAACTATGTCGTTTGTCGATTGTTCCCGCCTTTCTGTTGAGCTTGGCGCTCGCCGCTTGCGGAACCGAGCCACCTGCGAGCAAAACCGTCGGAGCAGAAAATGTTGGCGCAATTGCAGCCGAACAGCCTGTTATGGGGCCAGAGCGGCGCATTCTTGCTTTCGGTGACAGTTTGTTTGCTGGATATAATGTCGCGCAGGAGGATAGCTACCCCGCCAAATTGGAGGGCGCATTGCGAGCGCAGGGTATCAACGCTCGGGTCACTAATGCGGGTGTCTCGGGTGACACTACCGCCGCGGGGTTGCAACGTCTGACCTTCACACTCGATGCGCAGGAAGAACGACCTGATCTGTTTATCCTTGAGCTGGGGGGCAATGATTTGCTGCGGGGCATCCAGCCCAATCAGACTCGGTCGAATATCGAAGCGATGCTGAACGAATTGAAGAAGCGCGACATTCCGGTGCTGTTGATGGGAATGCGTGCGCCGCCCAATTTTGCGCAATTTCAGGCTGATTTTGATAATCTTTATCCAGAACTTGCTGCGAAATATGGCTCTGGGTTGGTCCCGTTCTTCTTGGATTCGATCTACACCAAGCCGGAATTAATCCAGCCCGACCGTATTCATCCCACCGAAGTGGGTATTGAAACGCTGGTTGGCGCCACTGTTGATGCGGTGAAGGGCGCTTTGCCCGAGGCAGAGTAG
- a CDS encoding ABC transporter ATP-binding protein, whose translation MVTSQNTISARNLTLTYDPDKNPVEVLRGIDLDIASGEVVALLGPSGSGKSSLMAVLSGLERSSGGSLGVAGQDFTTMDEDQLAWARRGRIGIVLQAFHLLPTMTALENVATPMELAGDPDATAKAQAELEAVGLGHRLGHYPTQLSGGEQQRVAIARAIAPGPQLIFADEPTGNLDISTGHDIIELLFKRRQDTGATLLVITHDVELAERCGRIITIGDGLIASDTAAA comes from the coding sequence TTGGTGACAAGTCAAAACACGATTTCCGCCCGTAATCTCACTCTCACTTATGATCCTGACAAGAATCCCGTCGAGGTTCTGCGCGGGATTGATCTTGATATTGCATCGGGAGAGGTGGTTGCGCTGCTTGGTCCCTCGGGGTCCGGAAAAAGCTCGCTTATGGCTGTGCTGTCCGGCCTTGAACGGTCGAGCGGCGGCAGCTTGGGTGTAGCAGGGCAAGATTTCACGACGATGGATGAAGACCAATTGGCGTGGGCGCGCCGGGGCCGCATTGGCATAGTCTTACAGGCGTTCCATTTACTGCCAACCATGACCGCGCTCGAGAACGTCGCCACACCCATGGAGCTCGCAGGCGATCCTGATGCGACCGCCAAAGCGCAGGCGGAATTGGAGGCTGTCGGTTTGGGCCACAGACTCGGACATTACCCCACACAACTTTCGGGCGGCGAGCAGCAGCGAGTAGCCATTGCCCGCGCAATTGCCCCAGGGCCGCAATTGATCTTTGCAGACGAGCCCACTGGCAATCTCGACATTTCGACCGGGCATGACATCATCGAATTGCTGTTCAAACGCAGACAAGACACCGGAGCGACATTGCTGGTCATCACGCATGACGTTGAACTGGCCGAGCGCTGCGGGCGAATTATCACCATTGGCGACGGTTTGATCGCCAGCGACACCGCGGCAGCATGA